The DNA segment GAATCGGATAATCCTGTTAAAGAGATATATGCCCGGGCAGGATTTTCCAATTATAATTCCTTCTTCACCAGTTTTAAAAAAATGAAAGGCCACACTCCGGCACTATTCAGAAGAAATCATGAAAAATCGGAATAAATGGTAAAATTGAGAGTCCATATAAGGAAATTAGTGAGTTTCCTGTAGAATCCTTAGTTGCTGGTCCTGAAATTCCGGAGGGATAATAATCTTAGATTTTATCTAAAAGGAGTTTCTAAATGAAAAAGATTCTAATCGCTTTTTTTCTGTTTATACCTGTCATGTTCAGCTTCGCCGCAGGTTCCCAGGAGAAAGCAGCCCCAGCCGCCGAAGGTCCTGTGTCTGTAGACTTTTATACCTGGTCTGATGGAAACGACCAGTATTCTGATCTCTTCAACGCCTTCAATGCGGCCAATACTGATGTTCAGATCAACCCACAGTATATCCCTCCAGCAGACTATGAGTCCAAACTGACCACCCTGCTGGCCGGTGGAATGAACATGGACGGGTATATGCAGAAAAGACAGGTGGATATGTTTGCCCAGAACGCCAACGGCTACATTGAACCTTTGAACGACCTGATCAAGAAACACAATTTTGATTACTCCACAATGAAAGCCTGGAGTGCCGCCATCGAGGTGGATGGTAAAGTCCTGGCTCTGCCCCATAGAGGTGGAAAGTACTATACCTACTACAATGTGAGGCCTTTTATTGAAAAGGGTCTCCCCACCCCCACAGAACTGGTGAACAAAGGGGAGTGGACATGGGATAAGTTTGTGGAACTCTCCCAGCAGGTGTCTGAAAGTGACGGAAAAACCTTCGGTTCCTGTCTTTATACCTGGGGAAGCTGTCAGATCTATCCTGCAGCACAGAACAATGTCCAGTACATCGATGCGAAGGGTAAAGTCGATCTCAATGACTATGCTCTGAAATCAGTCCAAATCAGAAAAATACTGGAAGACGGCCTTGATATGCCCAAACTGGTGGACCTGAAAGTGACAAAAACCCATTACTCCCAGGTTATGTACAGCGGCATGGCTCCCATGCTCCTTATTGGTGAGTGGTTCCCCGGAATGATGGCCGACGGCTTTAAAAAAGGCCTCGTTGTGGATAGCTTTAAACCCGAAGATTTCAGAATTACCAGACTTCCCAGTGATTCGCCTGATTACTACTCCGTTGGAGCTCCCACCTTCGGCCATGTTCACAGCAAATCCAAGAACAAGGATGCCGCCTTTGAAGTCCTCGCCTGGTTCGCTGGTAATGAGGGTGCTAAGGTTGAAGCGGGGTTGGGACTCCTGCCTCCTGTAATCAATGATGATGTAAAAGCTATCCTGGCAGAAAATATCCTTGATAAAGAATCTCTTAAGTATTTCACTGAGGATGTTTCTGTCCGTCCCATGCTCTATAACAAATACGGCAGCAAGGTGGAACAGCTGGTGGCTCGTTTTACAGAGCTGTACCTGATGAACCAGATCTCGGATGCTGATTTTCTTCCTGAAATGAGGAAGGAACTTCAGACCATTTCCGACTCAACCGACTAATCATAAACAATCACAGGAGAGAGCCTTCAGGGCTCTCTCTTTTTTCCGGAGCTTTAAAAAAATGAAAAGAAAATCTCTAGAAAGAGTCGGATGGCCGACGATCCTGTCTTTTCTCCTACCGGGATTTACAGGATTCCTGCTCTTTATCTTTATTCCTATGATATCAACATTAGGGGTGGCTTTTACCAACTATTCAGGGGGACCAAATTGGAAATTTATCGGGTTGAGAAATTTCCAAATCCTCTTAACCAGCCCCCAATTTCATCAATCCCTCAAAGTAACCCTTACTTTTGCGGTCTATACAGTCATCCTGCAGATCCTGATGGGGCTCCTCTTTGCAGTACTTCTGAATCAGCAATTACGGGGTAAAACATTTTTCCGCAGTCTCTTTTTTATGCCCAACGTACTGTCCACCGTAGGGGTCTCACTGGCTTTCTCTATGATTTGCAATCCTGCACTAGGTTTCGCCAATCAGATTCTGGCGGGACTGGGACTGCCTGGCAGTGCCTGGCTGACAAGTACAGATACGGCTCTCATGTCCATTATCATTGTCACTCTGTGGATGTCCTTCGGGTACTATATGATTATCTTTCTGGGAGGACTTCAGTCCATCAACCCCGCCCTGTATGAAGCGGCCAGTATCGATGGCGCTACCGGTTTCCAGTCTTTCTACAAAGTGACCCTTCCTATGCTCAGTCCCACCATGTTTTTTGCCATGACCATAAGCATCATTGGAAGTTTCAAGGTCTTCGACCAGGTCTTTATGATGACCGGCGGTTCCCTGGGAGGTGGCCCGGCAGGCTCTACCAATGTGGTGGTTTTCGATGTATATCTGAATTCATTTACTCATTACAAATTCGGATATGCTTCAGCAGAATCCCTGATCCTGCTGCTTATTGTCCTGGCTATCACTCTGATCCAGTTCAGAAACCAGAAGAAGTGGGTAACCTATGACATCTAAAAAAATCATTCAAAAATGTACAACCTGGATATTGATCCTGATTACTTCTCTCTTTGTTGTTGTCCCTGTTTATATAATCATCACAGCATCCTTTAAAAATGAAAGGGATATCTTTGAGGCTCCCATGGCTCTGTGGACTTCAAATTCAGGTTTGTTCAATTTCAAACAGCTGGATAAATTTCCTTTGTATATCTGGAATTCTATAAAAGTGACTTTTTTCTGTACCGTTATACAGCTGGGAACAGCCTCCACCTCTGCCTATGCTTTCTCCAAGTTGAAATGGAAAGGCCGGGATACTCTGTTTGTACTCTACCTCATGTCCATGATGATCCCTATTCAGGTCATCATCATCCCTCAGTTTATGGTCATCAAGACTCTGGGCCTCTATAATACCCATCTGGCTCTGA comes from the Oceanispirochaeta sp. genome and includes:
- a CDS encoding carbohydrate ABC transporter permease; this encodes MTSKKIIQKCTTWILILITSLFVVVPVYIIITASFKNERDIFEAPMALWTSNSGLFNFKQLDKFPLYIWNSIKVTFFCTVIQLGTASTSAYAFSKLKWKGRDTLFVLYLMSMMIPIQVIIIPQFMVIKTLGLYNTHLALILVGSFTVFGTFLMKQFFITLPDSLMESARMDGAHEWTIFLKIVLPLAKTVLATVLIFSFRWFWNEFFSALIYLTSPELKTLPLGMTDFVSEYLVYFGPQMAAAMISIIPVMILFFSLQRYFIQGIASSGIKG
- a CDS encoding carbohydrate ABC transporter permease; this translates as MKRKSLERVGWPTILSFLLPGFTGFLLFIFIPMISTLGVAFTNYSGGPNWKFIGLRNFQILLTSPQFHQSLKVTLTFAVYTVILQILMGLLFAVLLNQQLRGKTFFRSLFFMPNVLSTVGVSLAFSMICNPALGFANQILAGLGLPGSAWLTSTDTALMSIIIVTLWMSFGYYMIIFLGGLQSINPALYEAASIDGATGFQSFYKVTLPMLSPTMFFAMTISIIGSFKVFDQVFMMTGGSLGGGPAGSTNVVVFDVYLNSFTHYKFGYASAESLILLLIVLAITLIQFRNQKKWVTYDI
- a CDS encoding ABC transporter substrate-binding protein, producing the protein MKKILIAFFLFIPVMFSFAAGSQEKAAPAAEGPVSVDFYTWSDGNDQYSDLFNAFNAANTDVQINPQYIPPADYESKLTTLLAGGMNMDGYMQKRQVDMFAQNANGYIEPLNDLIKKHNFDYSTMKAWSAAIEVDGKVLALPHRGGKYYTYYNVRPFIEKGLPTPTELVNKGEWTWDKFVELSQQVSESDGKTFGSCLYTWGSCQIYPAAQNNVQYIDAKGKVDLNDYALKSVQIRKILEDGLDMPKLVDLKVTKTHYSQVMYSGMAPMLLIGEWFPGMMADGFKKGLVVDSFKPEDFRITRLPSDSPDYYSVGAPTFGHVHSKSKNKDAAFEVLAWFAGNEGAKVEAGLGLLPPVINDDVKAILAENILDKESLKYFTEDVSVRPMLYNKYGSKVEQLVARFTELYLMNQISDADFLPEMRKELQTISDSTD